The following is a genomic window from Chitinispirillum alkaliphilum.
CCATGGTTTCACTGAGGGATGTGGATGCAGAAAAGATTAAGGCCCTGACTCAGATAGTGGAAGAGAGCAAATAAGGAGAGGAGTCCCAGAATGGCGTTAAAGGTTGAAAAAAATAAATGTGTGGGATGCGGAATTTGTATCAAAGTCTGTCCGGAGCCTTATGTAATCAAAAAAGAGGATGACAGGAAGGTATCGATAAATGAGATGCGCTGCAAAGTGTGCCTTCTATGTGCTTCGGTGTGTCCCAAAAAAGCTATCGAAAAGCAGGATGGACAGTCCTGAGCTGTCCCCTGGAGAATAAATATGGTTTACAAGTGGGTTTTTGGTCAGGAAAAGGACAATGAATAAAGAACAGCAGGCAGTAAACGCGGACAAGATGTTGTTTGAAACTCCGCGAAAAAGGGCATTCATTACAGGTAGTGAAGCAGTTGCCGAGGCGGTTAAAAGAGCCAATGTGGATATGGCGATAGCCTATCCCATTACTCCCCAGAGTGAGAGTATGCATCTTGTGGGAGATCTTTACGCACAAGGTTATCTGAAGGATTATTATCGTGCGGAAAACGAATTTGCGGTTATGGCCGCTATACATGGTGCCTCACTTGGTGGTGGGCGGGTTTTCACGGCCACAAGTGGTCCCGGAACACTCAGAGCGATGGAGATGTTTCCGGTTTGGGCCGGGTCGCGTCAGCCAATCGTGTGTGCATTTATGTGCAGGGGTATAGCACTTCCGCCCTCCATTCAGCCGGAAAACATTGAGATATCTTTCATGCTCGATACGGGTATGCTCATTTTCCATGCAGAAAATGCCCAGGACTATTTCGATATGATTCTCAAGGGATATGCTATAGCAGAGCAGCCCGATGTGCATCTTCCGGTAGGTGTTTTTGCCGATGGGTTCTTTGTAACCCACACCCGTGAAGTTGTGATGCTTCCTCCGGAAAATCAAAAGCTCAATGCCTACAACCCGGCTTCAGCTCCTATCCCTGCATTTGATATGGAAAGTCCTCCGATCCGCAGCACACGCGACCCGCTTCTGAATAAAAGTAACTTTATCTCCTATGCGGCCAATGCCAGCTGGCATCAGGAGGTTCTTGCTGCTGCACAGCGTGCCCGCAAGCACATTGATCATTTCCTGGGTGGGCTCATAGAGACTGAAAACCCTGAAGCGGAAATCCTCATTGTGGCTTCCGGAACCGCCGTTTCACAGGCAAGGGAAGCTATACGAAGCTTGCGGGATGAAGGGATCGATGCCGGTTTGGTGAAAGTAAAATCCATCAGACCCTTTCCGGAAAAAGAGATCCGGGAAGCAACCGCTAATGCTTCGCTGATCGTAGTGCCGGAATTTAATCCCGGAGGATGGCTTGCACGTGAGGTCAAGGCTTCTATCGACAACAACAGCCGAGTTATTGGAGGTCCAAGGGTTTTTGGTGGAATGTCATTGCCAAGGGAACTTATTGTAAACGAGATAAAGAAGGCTCTCCCCGCTACTGCGGTGAACAGCTGATAAATTCAGTTTTTTCAGTTCATAGAGAATGTTGAACCAATAGGATTTGTAATGTCAAAGAAGATAATAACACCTGTAGAGGAGTTCAGGGATCTGCTCCCCGATGAATACAAGGAGCTGGTCAATGATGGCCCTTACAATGAAGCTAAGACAGTTGATGACCTGGGTAGTTTTAAGGAGATAACTGAGGCGCATCCGCATTGTGCAGGTTGTGGCGTAGCACTGGGGATACGTTTGGGTTTGGCTTCTCTGCCTAAACCGCAAGACACTATTGTCATAGGTACTCCCGGTTGTTCGTTTTTTGCTCTTTCTCAAAGTGCGCTCAATTACTCATGTACCGCTTTTGGTAATCAAAACTCTGTGGCATCGGGGCTTAAGCGAATGCTGAAGCTACGATTCCCCCAGACACATAAGGATGTGGTAGTTATGGTTGGGGATGGTGGTGTTGCTGATATCGGTCTCGATTATACTCTTCACTCCTGGTTTCGCGGTGAGAATATAACTACTGTAATGCTTGACAACGAAGTGTATGGTAATACCGGTGGTCAGGAGAGCGGAATGACCGTAAAGGGGAAAGTTCTCAATATGGCACCGACGGGTAAAAAGTTTTCAAAAATACCGGTTTTTGAAATGGCGAAAACATCCGGCTGTGTATACGCGGTCAAAGTAACTGTGGCAAATGCAAGAAAACTTGGAACCGCTCTGAGGCGTGCTGTTCTTATTGCCAGGGAAGTTGGACCAACTTATGTACAGATCTATACACCCTGCCCGACAAATCTGAAATTCCCTCCGAATCAGACAATTGCAGTTGCAAAGGACGCTGAAAAGACCCATTATGCGTATGAGGAATATATTACCGATGAGGCAAGCGCTTACCTGAGCGGGCTTGGTGAAGTGAAGGAGAAATCATGAAACAAAACAATCTTGACATAAGAATGGCCGGGCTTGGTGGACAGGGTGTTGTAACTGCAGCACATATTCTGGGTACCGCAGTTGTGAACTGTGGAAAGTTCGCAGTTGTCAATCCATTTTTCGGTGCTGAAAAGCGCCTTGCTCCCACTGAAAGTTATGTGAGGATTTCAGAAGAGCCAATTTATGACAGAGGAGAAATACTCTACCCTAATTTCATTATGATTTTTGCTCCTCAGGTGATCACAATGGGGAAGTCCTACACCATGCCCTTCTACTCCGGTCTTCAGGACGAGGGACTCGTAATCATTAACTCTGATGAAGATATCCTCTCTGACAAGGAGAAAGAAGGACTTCTGAAAATCGGGGCAAAAGTGGTTTATATCCCGGCAACAAGACTTGCGGTTGAATTCGCAGGTACAGAGCTTGCCACCAATATGACCATGCTTGGGGCTCTCTGCGGAATGATAGAGCTTGTGAACCTAACGTCAGTTGTAAACGCCGTTGAGGAACGCTTCAGTGGTAAATCGAAATTTGTGGCTTCAGGAACAACTGCAGTGCTCGATGAGGTGCTGAAGAGTAAGTATAAAAAGATGACCGCATTAGTCGAGAAAAACACCGCCGCAATCAACAAGGCTTTTGAATATGCTGCGGAATGTAAAACTATAAGTTAAACTGCAGAGAAAAGATTTATCACAGAAGCCCCGGTATGAGAATCGGTTCATATCGGGGCTTCTCATTTTATTTCATTGAACCGGATTGCAACACATCTATCATTGTATAGAGTTTTTG
Proteins encoded in this region:
- a CDS encoding 4Fe-4S ferredoxin, whose product is MALKVEKNKCVGCGICIKVCPEPYVIKKEDDRKVSINEMRCKVCLLCASVCPKKAIEKQDGQS
- a CDS encoding Pyruvate:ferredoxin oxidoreductase, alpha subunit, encoding MNKEQQAVNADKMLFETPRKRAFITGSEAVAEAVKRANVDMAIAYPITPQSESMHLVGDLYAQGYLKDYYRAENEFAVMAAIHGASLGGGRVFTATSGPGTLRAMEMFPVWAGSRQPIVCAFMCRGIALPPSIQPENIEISFMLDTGMLIFHAENAQDYFDMILKGYAIAEQPDVHLPVGVFADGFFVTHTREVVMLPPENQKLNAYNPASAPIPAFDMESPPIRSTRDPLLNKSNFISYAANASWHQEVLAAAQRARKHIDHFLGGLIETENPEAEILIVASGTAVSQAREAIRSLRDEGIDAGLVKVKSIRPFPEKEIREATANASLIVVPEFNPGGWLAREVKASIDNNSRVIGGPRVFGGMSLPRELIVNEIKKALPATAVNS
- a CDS encoding Pyruvate:ferredoxin oxidoreductase, beta subunit, producing MSKKIITPVEEFRDLLPDEYKELVNDGPYNEAKTVDDLGSFKEITEAHPHCAGCGVALGIRLGLASLPKPQDTIVIGTPGCSFFALSQSALNYSCTAFGNQNSVASGLKRMLKLRFPQTHKDVVVMVGDGGVADIGLDYTLHSWFRGENITTVMLDNEVYGNTGGQESGMTVKGKVLNMAPTGKKFSKIPVFEMAKTSGCVYAVKVTVANARKLGTALRRAVLIAREVGPTYVQIYTPCPTNLKFPPNQTIAVAKDAEKTHYAYEEYITDEASAYLSGLGEVKEKS
- a CDS encoding Pyruvate:ferredoxin oxidoreductase, gamma subunit; translation: MKQNNLDIRMAGLGGQGVVTAAHILGTAVVNCGKFAVVNPFFGAEKRLAPTESYVRISEEPIYDRGEILYPNFIMIFAPQVITMGKSYTMPFYSGLQDEGLVIINSDEDILSDKEKEGLLKIGAKVVYIPATRLAVEFAGTELATNMTMLGALCGMIELVNLTSVVNAVEERFSGKSKFVASGTTAVLDEVLKSKYKKMTALVEKNTAAINKAFEYAAECKTIS